Proteins from one Hemibagrus wyckioides isolate EC202008001 linkage group LG16, SWU_Hwy_1.0, whole genome shotgun sequence genomic window:
- the LOC131367060 gene encoding unconventional myosin-XVIIIb-like isoform X3, translating into MMALSSRLKLWEQKIKDEKKLPASTQPPPPLSAVPGGFLKQLVRETEKETKLKEPELKEEKAPSKLSENLVQQFLLPDQTPPILEAEMALKAEQMVNAPLKERQTSFPIQNLSPVSINQQDNFKVSKPDVNDHKQENDSNLLKFPKVLAEKENLKDQTKAQLDVKDIKEDKIREVRQEPEGQLAESTLREEPKKFVRDVWYEAGTVWYTHKNGFTLATQLKPDEGTPELPNGKVRVRLQTDGSVHDVTQYEIEKLNPPELDLCEDLSELVSVNESSILHTLTSRARAHMALTHAGPNLLALWPPIAPTGKGLRTRHWDTWEATATLQALVQNVYMSMVSQRRDQSVVALGRSGTGKTTLCQSFARELLKHSGTIGENLTLGRLQAMFTVLRSFGCVISHHSEASSRFAMVLSLDFNHKGIAAAGHLQTMMLERWRVCHRPEGESNFLIFSQMLAGLSPEMRTELQLHQIPENNIFGISCPTKVDEKQRAMVEFGKLLEAMKTLQFSPDEQRAIWHVLAGIYHLGMAGTCKVGRKQFMSFESAQVASAVLGCEGEDLHTAVFKHHLRQLLQRATGATRERYIAVEQEEGPKLSAAQCVEGMAAGLYEELFTVIVSLINRALCSQQLTLGSVIVVDAPGLRNPRHSGKDRAAGFSEFCHNYLQERLLEHHFIHTFSNCLDRYTQEKVTVDFETPEDSPQKVVCAIDQPGLQVRGPEGDSRGLLWVLDEELVTPNSTENTVLERICHYFSDTVRQCEQPLQCEIAHLLGSDPIRYDLSGWFGLVQNNPSALNASSILQNSSVHVVKALFAPRASVPPLCRGLGGVEGSSQRFLERSGSVRKIFTGGMAAIRRYSHCISIKLQVDALINLIRRAQPVFLQCLRAKVDGGGFDVPALRTQLHSTHLLPALQLYRIGYPNHMSLSDFRRRFQALSPSVMKSYGSVFITPNERKAVEELLVELDLDKKSIVLGSSKVFLKRGVLRSLDVQRDGLVKNWLVQMQAACVGHLARHRYRRLKVQQMAVKCIQRNIRVLNRVATWSWWKLLCRVRPLLDVNIDEHKVRGKEDEIRILRERLEKSEKERNELRQTSDNLETKIMAAVSELSDERFRGEAVSQALDTERAERLRLTKENKELQDRLDQSKVTVEALEKQLAEEKQKAKSKETLSGMATEGELQLQLDCAQTEVEFLRRRLRQTEERFEAEKEARELLDTKVLELQAQLEQSKRTVTELKRHCRHVTSDLQDARVLIDSLQARTHDLDRKQRRFDSELTRALGEADNEREQKDKAIQESIALRSEIFSLHQTLKESRLEIDHLQHQKQELCAQIQDLTTPLNLGSDSVPELKKQLRELDSRDKEHAQELTNMTAKIQQQEQMHLRFEMEMERMKQIHQKELEDKDEELEDVQKSSQRRLRQLEMQLEQEYEEKQMVVHEKHDLEGLIATLCEQVGHRDFDVEKRLRRDLKRTHALLSDAQLLLSTMEQTGQCQAPGTKEQLERLHYQLEESEARRLEAENVQKTLAIELENAQLELESICKQKSLVDEQLTQLQHEKTDFLKRLEEDQEDLNELMKKHKALIAQSSSDIAQIRELQAELEEVKKEKQSLQEQLQTSAAHLQFLESSTVARSIVSKQEARVCDLENKLEFQRGQVKRFEVLVLRLRDSVLRMGEELEQSAQAEARERENSHYYQQRLADMRLEMEDLSLREQESSRRRMELEMQVEELSAVRQTLQADLETSIRRIADLQAALEEVESSDESDTESSGDRENASSVGSSIGTEESGMGIRHWLGVPRGGHKSCGSRASSYAGSTTGSQSVTDAMSTISFRSCSQELEDDVAESSRILPRATSSTALSELLEGLRKKRAGWDKSSEVDEGSTISLPIYQPTAASSLRRRALTLSPDTNEGLEEVVRPGILKVPSPMLLHASSLHSLSESTPPAPSATFTMSKVNRIGSCDSLTSVLSSRQISNLSVLEERKEDPGTKTLPAPSTYQPIRHQLFKGLTAEGDGEALLGSEPLVFQNRHLLGNPKTDKERVGSNLGDTNSDIVPAIRRSQSISSLASSSSRGGQRRALSVHFEELPPSRALCKDSDSDSSDSEGSQHRIGPQEKRLEAEGSEGDVNSVMKKYLRKAEVD; encoded by the exons ATGATGGCACTGTCCTCACGCTTAAAACTTTGGGAGCAAAAG ATCAAGGATGAGAAGAAATTGCCAGCATCTACTCAACCTCCCCCACCTCTTTCTGCCGTACCCGGAGGATTCCTTAAGCAGcttgtgagagagacagagaaggagacaAAGCTGAAAGAACCAGAGCTCAAAGAAGAGAAGGCG CCAAGCAAACTAAGCGAGAACTTAGTCCAGCAGTTCCTCCTTCCAGACCAAACTCCACCCATCTTGGAGGCAGAGATGGCCCTCAAGGCAGAACAAATGGTCAATGCTCCCCTAAAAGAGAGACAAACATCCTTCCCAATACAAAACCTGAGTCCAGTCTCCATTAACCAGCAAGACAACTTCAAAGTCAGTAAACCAGATGTCAATGACCACAAACAGGAGAATGATTCCAACCTATTAAAGTTTCCTAAGGTGTTGGCAGAGAAAGAGAATCTGAAAGACCAAACAAAGGCACAGCTGGATGTGAAAGACATTAAGGAAGACAAGATAAGAGAAGTGAGGCAAGAGCCAGAGGGGCAGCTTGCTGAAAGCACCCTAAGAGAGGAACCCAAAAAATTTGTG AGAGATGTCTGGTATGAGGCTGGTACCGTgtggtacacacacaaaaacggCTTCACGCTTG CCACTCAGCTGAAACCAGATGAGGGCACACCTGAGCTCCCTAATGGGAAAGTGAGGGTTCGACTCCAAACAGATGGCTCTGTACATGATGTCACGCAATACGAGATTGAAAAG CTGAACCCACCTGAGCTGGACCTGTGTGAGGACTTGAGCGAAttagtgagtgtgaatgagtcaAGCATCCTGCACACTCTGACCAGCCGAGCCAGAGCCCACATGGCTCTAACACATGCTGGACCAAACTTGCTGGCCCTTTGGCCTCCTATAGCACCAACTGGAAAG GGTCTGCGAACCCGCCACTGGGACACATGGGAAGCTACTGCTACTCTGCAAGCATTGGTCCAGAATGTTTATATGTCTATGGTCAGCCAAAGGAGGGATCAGAGTGTGGTGGCTTTGGGTCGCAGTGGCACAGGAAAAACTACCTTGTGCCAGTCATTTGCCAGGGAACTTCTCAAACATTCTGGTACAATAGGAGAAAACTTAACCT TGGGGCGTCTCCAGGCCATGTTCACTGTGCTGCGCTCTTTTGGCTGTGTAATCTCTCATCACAGCGAAGCCTCCAGCCGATTTGCCATGGTGCTTTCTCTGGACTTCAACCATAAAGGCATTGCAGCAGCAGGACACCTTCAG ACTATGATGTTGGAAAGGTGGAGGGTTTGCCATAGGCCTGAGGGAGAGAGCAACTTCTTAATCTTCTCCCAGATGCTGGCAGGACTCAGTCCTGAAATGAG GACAGAGCTACAGCTTCACCAGATACCAGAGAACAACATATTTGGCATCAGTTGTCCCACCAAG GTGGATGAGAAGCAGAGGGCTATGGTGGAGTTTGGAAAACTCTTAGAAGCCATGAAGACTCTTCAGTTCTCCCCTGATGAACAGCGGGCCATTTGGCATGTTCTGGCAGGAATATATCACCTGGGCATGGCTGGCACATGCAAAG TTGGACGAAAGCAGTTTATGAGTTTTGAGAGTGCTCAGGTGGCCAGTGCTGTACTTGGCTGTGAAGGAGAAGACCTTCACACTGCAGTGTTCAAACATCACCTAAGGCAGCTACTGCAGAGGGCCACTGGAGCCACCAGAGAGCGCTACATCGCAGTGGAACAAGAGGAAG GACCTAAATTGAGTGCTGCTCAGTGTGTGGAGGGCATGGCAGCTGGTCTCTACGAGGAGCTGTTTACTGTCATTGTATCTCTGATTAacag AGCTCTGTGCTCCCAGCAACTAACACTGGGCTCTGTGATTGTGGTAGACGCACCAGGTCTACGCAACCCCAGACACAGCGGGAAAGACAGGGCTGCTGGCTTTTCTGAGTTCTGTCATAACTACCTACAGGAAAGGCTTCTGGAGCATCATTTCATACATACCTTCTCTAACTGTCTTGACAgatacacacag GAGAAAGTGACTGTAGATTTTGAGACCCCTGAGGACAGTCCACAAAAAGTGGTATGTGCTATAGACCAACCAGGACTGCAG GTTCGAGGGCCAGAGGGTGACTCTCGTGGCCTTCTTTGGGTTCTAGATGAAGAGCTAGTCACTCCTAATTCTACTGAGAACACAGTTTTGGAAAGGATATGTCATTACTTTAGTGATACAG TGCGGCAGTGTGAACAGCCTCTACAATGCGAGATTGCTCATCTATTGGGCTCTGACCCAATCCGCTATGACCTATCTGGATGGTTTGGTCTGGTCCAAAATAACCCCTCTGCCCTCAATGCCAGCTCCATTCTGCAGAACTCCTCTGT TCATGTAGTAAAGGCTCTGTTTGCTCCACGGGCCTCGGTTCCTCCTCTGTGTCGGGGTTTGGGTGGTGTTGAAGGAAGCTCACAGCGCTTTCTGGAAAGAAGTGGGAGTGTGCGCAAGATATTCACTGGAGGAATGGCTGCTATCAGGAGATACTCACACTGCATCTCTATTAAACTACAAGTG gATGCTCTAATAAACCTGATTCGTCGTGCACAGCCAGTTTTCCTACAGTGTCTCAGAGCGAAGGTTGATGGTGGTGGCTTTGATGTTCCAGCATTACGCACCCAGCTGCACTCAACCCACTTACTACCTGCTTTGCAACTCTATCGTATAG GCTACCCCAATCATATGTCTCTGAGTGATTTTCGTCGGCGCTTCCAGGCTTTGTCTCCTTCTGTAATGAAAAGCTATGGCTCTGTTTTTATCACACCAAATGAAAGAAAG GCAGTGGAGGAATTATTGGTTGAACTGGATCTGGATAAAAAGAGTATTGTTTTAGGCTCAAGCAAG gtATTCTTAAAACGTGGCGTGTTGAGATCACTGGATGTGCAAAGGGATGGCTTGGTCAAAAACTGGCTGGTACAGATGCAGGCTGCTTGTGTGGGGCATTTGGCACGGCACAGATACCGTCGCTTGAAG GTGCAACAGATGGCTGTGAAATGTATCCAGCGAAATATTCGTGTTCTAAACAGAGTGGCCACCTGGAGCTGGTGGAAATTGTTGTGTAGAGTCCGCCCCCTGCTGGACGTCAATATAGACGAACACAAGGTCCGGGGCAAAGAG GATGAAATCAGAATACTGAGAGAGCGACTAGAGAAATCTGAGAAGGAACGGAATGAACTTAGACAGACTTCGGACAACCTGGAgaccaag ATAATGGCTGCTGTATCTGAGCTGAGTGATGAGAGGTTTCGTGGTGAGGCTGTAAGTCAGGCCTTAGACACAGAGAGGGCAGAGAGACTTCGTCTCACCAAGGAAAACAAGGAGTTGCAG GATCGTTTGGATCAGAGTAAAGTTACTGTGGAGGCACTAGAAAAGCAGCTGGCTGAGGAGAAGCAGAAAGCCAAAAGCAAAGAGACCTTAAGTGGCATGGCTACAG AGGGTGAACTACAGCTGCAGTTGGATTGTGCACAGACAGAGGTGGAGTTTCTACGCAGACGTTTGCGTCAGACAGAGGAGCGGTTTGAGGCTGAGAAAGAGGCACGAGAACTTTTAGACACCAAG GTTTTGGAGCTGCAAGCCCAACTGGAACAGTCAAAGCGCACAGTCACCGAGCTGAAGCGGCACTGCCGGCATGTGACTTCTGACCTGCAAGATGCCCGTGTACTTATTGACAGCTTGCAGGCGCGTACTCATGACCTGGATAGGAAGCAGAGGAG GTTTGACAGTGAGCTTACCAGGGCTCTTGGGGAAGCAGATAATGAAAGAGAGCAAAAGGACAAGGCCATCCAGGAGAGTATAGCTTTGCGGTCAGAGATCTTTTCTCTGCACCAGACACTGAAG gagaGTCGGTTAGAGATAGATCACTTGCAGCATCAAAAGCAAGAGCTGTGTGCTCAGATCCAAGACCTGACTACGCCCCTGAACCTTGGCTCTGACTCGGTGCCTGAGCTAAAGAAGCAACTGCGTGAACTTGACAGCAGAGATAAGGAGCATGCTCAGGAGCTTACCAATATGACAGCCAAAATTCAGCAACAGGAACAG ATGCATTTGCGCTttgagatggagatggagagaatgaAACAAATCCATCAGAAGGAGCTGGAGGACAAGGATGAGGAATTGGAGGATGTGCAGAAATCTTCACAGAGACGG CTCAGGCAGTTAGAGATGCAGCTGGAACAAGAGTATGAGGAAAAGCAGATGGTGGTGCATGAGAAACATGACTTGGAAGGACTGATCGCAACTTTATGTGAACAG GTGGGCCACAGAGATTTTGATGTGGAAAAGCGACTCAGACGGGATTTAAAGCGTACCCACGCTCTGCTCAGTGATGCCCAGCTGCTTTTGTCCACCATGGAACAAACTGGCCAGTGCCAGGCCCCGGGAACCAAGGAGCAGTTGGAAAGACTGCACTATCAG TTGGAGGAGAGTGAAGCACGCCGTTTAGAGGCTGAGAATGTGCAGAAAACTCTTGCCATAGAGCTAGAGAATGCTCAGCTGGAGCTGGAGAGCATCTGCAAACAAAAGAGCCTG GTGGATGAACAGTTGACTCAGCTGCAGCACGAGAAGACCGACTTCCTGAAGAGGCTGGAGGAAGACCAAGAGGACCTCAATGAGCTCATGAAGAAACACAAAGCCCTTattgctcag TCTTCTAGTGACATTGCGCAGATACGGGAGCTGCAGGCTGAGCTGGAAGAAGTGaagaaggagaaacagagtCTACAGGAGCAG CTGCAGACAAGTGCAGCTCACTTGCAGTTCCTGGAGTCTTCTACAGTTGCCAGGAGTATCGTGAGCAAGCAAGAGGCACGTGTGTGTGACCTGGAGAACAAGCTGGAGTTCCAAAGAGGCCAGGTCAAAAGATTTGAG GTTCTAGTTCTACGTCTGAGGGACAGTGTACTGAGGATGGGTGAGGAGCTGGAGCAGTCTGCTCAGGCtgaggcaagagagagagagaactcgcATTACTACCAGCAGAGGCTGGCAGACATGAGGCTAGAGATGGAGGATCTAAGCctcagagagcaggagagtAGCCGTCGGCGCATGGAGctg GAAATGCAAGTGGAAGAGCTTAGTGCAGTGCGTCAGACTCTACAAGCTGATCTGGAGACATCTATCCGACGTATTGCTGATCTACAGGCTGCCCTGGAGGAGGTGGAGTCAAGTGATGAAAGTGACACAGAAAG TTCTGGTGACAGGGAGAATGCATCCAGTGTGGGCTCCAGCATCGGCACAGAGGAAAGTGGCATGGGCATTCGGCATTGGCTAGGAGTGCCACGTGGTGGTCACAAGAGCTGTGGAAGTAGAGCATCTTCATATGCTGGAAGCACCACTGGTTCCCAATCAGTCACAGATGCAATGAGTACCATCAGTTTCAG ATCATGTTCTCAGGAACTGGAGGATGATGTTGCTGAAAGCTCTAGAATTCTGCCTAGGGCAACATCCTCAACTGCATTATCGGAGCTTCTGGAGGGCTTACGGAAAAAGCGAGCTGGGTGGGACAAAAGTTCAGAGGTGGATGAGGGCAGTACAATATCACTACCCATTTACCAGCCCACTGCAGCCTCCAGCCTGCGTCGTCGAGCCCTCACGCTTTCCCCAGACACAAATGAGGGCCTGGAGGAGGTAGTGCGTCCAGGCATTCTGAAAGTGCCCAGCCCTATGCTGCTCCATGCTTCTAGCCTGCACTCCCTGTCTGAATCCACGCCACCTGCCCCTTCAGCCACATTCACTATGAGCAAGGTAAACCGCATTGGCTCCTGTGACTCACTTACATCAGTGCTGTCCTCCAGGCAAATCTCCAACCTCTCTGTCCTGGAGGAACGGAAGGAGGACCCTGGTACCAAAACTCTGCCTGCCCCAAGCACCTATCAACCAATCCGCCACCAGTTGTTTAAGGGCCTGACTGctgaaggtgatggtgaggCTCTACTTGGATCAGAGCCACTGGTCTTTCAGAATCGGCATCTTCTAGGAAATCCCAAAACTGACAAAGAGAGGGTTGGAAGCAATTTAGGGGACACCAACTCAGACATTGTTCCAGCCATTCGTAGATCACAGTCTATAAGCAGCTTAGCAAGCAGCAGTTCCAGAGGGGGTCAACGCCGTGCCCTAAGTGTGCACTTTGAAGAGCTGCCACCCTCCAGGGCATTGTGCAAGGACTCTGATTCGGACTCCTCTGATTCTGAAGGATCTCAGCACCGGATTGGACCACAAGAAAAGAGGCTGGAGGCTGAAGGAAGTGAGGGAGATGTCAATTCAGTGATGAAAAAGTATTTGCGAAAAGCTGAAGTTGACTGA